A region of the Columba livia isolate bColLiv1 breed racing homer chromosome 15, bColLiv1.pat.W.v2, whole genome shotgun sequence genome:
AGAATGCAGCTAATTTGGAGCTTGTTCTCCGCTCGCTGCCGCCGCGGTTGGGATTCactctgctctcagctgtgAACAAAGCCAGGGACAGGGAAGGGAACTTACAGAGTTCAAAGTCACCTTCCTAGCTTGGGTATTGTGTACAATATCCATTTCCCATCACACTTCATCAAGCCCCCTCCACCCTCAGAGGCCTCTTGCAGCCGCTGCACAATCTATTCCCCGCTACAACCTCCTGCGGCAGCAACCAGGATTCCTCAGGTGGCCGAAGATAAAAAAGAGAGTTAGAAAACACAGCGAACCATCTGCCCACTACAGGCAGACACCTACAGTTCACATGAAATAgcaacttttattttctcaaataaaataatCCTTCCATTTCTACTCGATGGGTttgggaggggtggggaggagcACGCAGGAGGGAAGGAGCTCTGCTCAGACAAGTTTGCCATCAGACCTGTCCTCACAGTTCAGAATCCACATCAGACCAAAGCCTTTttcaatgaaagaaaataaaagctatcGGCAACTCTTGATCCCAGAAGGAAAGAGCTGTTCTCTATCAGGCACTCTGAATCATTTAATGTCAGTATTCAATGAAAAATCCCAGATTTCTGATGAAAAATACCCAGACAAGCAACAATGTTTAACAGGGCTGGGTAAAACCCACAACGTGGGATGGTACTTGCAGCGGTTACTGGAATTTAGGGGCATGACTGAGAAAGAGGCAGATCCCCAGAAACGCTCTCGGGGACTAACAGGcaggacaagagaaaaagaggaaactcCCAAGGGAGCTCCTCGACAAGCGATACGCCAGAAGTGAATCCTCACTGCAGCCTCTGGCTCCTCCATCGTACCCTGCTGCAGTGTGGCCAGATGAATCATTCATTAAGAAAGTTTCATTTCTCAGTGCCAGTCGGACCAGGTTGTCCTACAAACCTACTGCAGAGCTAAGGAGAGGCACAGGGCGCCAGGGTTTAACATTCATTGAGGTGGGACCATTATAAATTCAGAGGGGTTGTCTCAGACGCAGAGACTGAAGTCTCCGACGGTGAAAGCTGCAGAGACAACGTGTCCAGTAAGCAGGGGAGGGAGAACgttgtttctgtttcagatcAAGGCTTAAATCAAGTGAACAGATACGCAGCAAAGCCTCGGGAATGTTCTCTCAGCCCTGGCTTCCCTGTGCCAAAGCACAAACCCAGAAACTTCCCACTCGTTAAGCCACTGGTGGATTAACACATGGATCCATGTGCAAATCCTACTGGGGCAGGACATTGCTGGCTGGGAGAACTGTGTCCTAGAActggcttgctttttttttcctattaagaAACATTACCCAAAATGCTGCAAGATGGAAACCCAtctttcccctccccacctGCAAGCACAGCAGcctcattttctgcctttctccaaGAGAAGAAGCTTCACAGAAGCTTTCCTGGCTGTAGAACacatctccctttttcttttttttatttttgttttgttttgttttgcttttacgTGGTCAGTTCCAATTCTAGTGACGAAAGACAAGGCCAGGCACCAGCAAAGACGGTTACTTCTTTACGATCTGAATGACATCTTCATGCTCCATCATATGGGTTAAGCCCACCCTTTGAGGGCTGTATTTTGTGCTTGTCCCCTTCAAAGCAAAAGGAGGAGAAGGTTTAGAAGACCAGTCAGAGACacccgaggacagagatttcatTTGCTGTTACACACTTACCCACACCAAGGCATATTTGAACTGGCTGGCTAATGATCTGTGAATCCGATGGCACTgcaagacagacagacagcacgTCAGGCAGTTCAATGACACGACTTTGCGAACAACTTGCTCAATATCCAGGAACTAGAAGCAACTCGGGTCTGTCAGAAATTACACTGGTGACTTTAGGAGCCAGTTAACAGCACTTGAAAGAACACAGAGCAGACACAGAGCAATCACCAGGCCACACAAAGCCCATTTCACTGCTTCTGGGTGCTTTTTCGCTGGACTGtactaaggattttttttaaactttcataGCAGTTAGGAAAGAAACCTGAGGCAGATGGAACGAGCAAAGGTAACAAAACAAGAAGCCCAGCTGAACACTGGCATATCCTGAGCTTTATGAAGCACAAATCTCAGCAGGCTCCAGGACGAACCTGCCTTCTACAGACAAGGAAATGTAAAAGATGCAGAGAAATTACCACGTGCTCCACAGAGGCCCCTTTCCGTAGAATGATGGCATCTGTAAAGTCTGGTCTCTCTgtggaaaagcagaagagggTGAAAAAGAAGCATTTGATTTCCATCAAGTGTGTTGTAACACACTGACACCATCTCCAATCTCCTTGTGCTTACAGTTCCCAAATTCCTCCCCCTGTTACACTTGCCAGCTCCCAGACAGAACAGGTGTCTGGGTACCTGAAAGCATCAAAGCAGTTCTGTAGAAAATCCAGTACCCAGAAGTCCGGTTACCCACATCAGACAGTCAACAGCTTCCTCAAAATTCACCTGCTCCAACTCCATTCCAAACACTTGACTCAGGAGAACCAAGAGCACCCAAGTCAAAACACACCTGCCCAAGTAAAACCAAACCACTCTGCAGTTTTCTGTAAAATCCCTAAAATTTTGTAGCTTAACAAGCTCATAGAAAGTTATCTAATCTCCTTGTTCACAACTGGGAGAAGCTGCAAGTGAATTCTAAAGCAAAAGGAGGATCAGAGGCGCTCCCGAGCATGGGAATTGCCAAACCTTTCAAGGCAGAGACAGAAGATCTCTTCTGGGTAGCGATGGGCTGAACAGTTGACCACAGAACGCACATAATAAGGAAGAAAGCTGCAAACTTGCAAACTTTATCTCCTTATCTCATCATGCAAAGTCTTATCAAAGTTCAGCTCTTCTAGTACAGAGAGAATAGGGGGGCTGTGGTGGAATATATGCACGGCTGAATCAGAAAGCAACTCCCAAGAGGCAAAAGCTGATTAGGGAGAGCATAATTGCAGCATTTCCAAGAAACAAGAGATCGCTGACAGCCAGGCGCCCAAGCCCCGCTGGCAGCCTGTCTGCCTTTGATGAGCAGCCACCCTTTGTGTCTTTCAAACCTTCTGTTCAGCGAATGCTCACTTACGTCCTCGCTTCTTGGTGTAGATGCAGGTAAGCGCCAGGTATTCCCAGAGCTTCTCCAGCAAGTAATCCAGGTTCAGCTTCATGCCACAGCTGCAAAACACCAGGAACATCTCCATGTTTACTGCTGCTGTGATTTAGAGATCCAGAAGAACAAAGTGAAACATCTTATTAAAGTGTGAGGGAACAAGGGGAAAAGTCTTTAATGAgatcagcaaaggaaaaacaaaaggcaaaataaatatgCCTTTCAGAAGGGCAGCTTTGAAGTAGTGAAGCCCTAGTCAGATATATCAGCACTTCTAAAGAAACAAGCTGGACTGGCTTAGTCTGGCCTGCAGACAGTGTGGAGAAGCCAAGCAGCCTCTGCAGGGGAAGGAACCCTGGAAAAAGCTGCACAGAGGCTCCGCTTCTCACCCCAGCAGATGCAGGCAGCCCTGGGAGAGCCCCTTCTTGggagaagctggaggaagaggtaagaaatgaGCCACCACACCATTCACGCCAGGACATGGGGCAGCTCGACAGGCTCCTACCTGATTACAACACTGTGGGGTCTCCGAGCAAGACGATCCACTTCCTCCATAGATATCTGGTCAATCTTGTTATAAACCTAAgtcaaagggaaaaacaagacaCCCTTTAGGAAGTTGTCAGCAACACTGCGAGGAAGTTAAGACATGTAATGTAGGTATAACAAAGTAGTTCCAGTGTCTGAAACGGGAACTCAGATCCTGTCGGCCAGAGGACAAGCCAAGGCTTTTAGTAAGACTGTTAAAATTCAGAAGCCTAAATTTAAGTTTGGGCTTTTAAAAAGTTCTCCATTTGCAACACATTCTCCAGTATGTTTGATCTCACTGTAGACGCAGTTGCTATCAAACAGAGCTGTTAAGTGACCTCTGGCACAAGGGACCAGCAGTGAAAACCCCTGCGCAGAGGTGGCGGCAGCAGGGGAACCAAAGGGAGCAAACCCCACGTCACCAGGACAGGCAGCCGGAGCTGCTCCACGGCAGCAGCCACCAGAGGGCACAGGGAACACACAGACATGCAAAGCTGGTAAAAAGCTCCCTGTTGAGCTCCACTTTCCACCTCTTAAACCCCAAATCGAAACGAAGGAACCAGGAAGCCTCAGTGTTGCCTTCCGCAGAGAATGGAGATGCTCGGTGTGGCAGACGGCAGCTGTTCCCAAAATACTCACATAGAGGCACGGCATGTAGACCCTGTTGCCTACAATCACATCAATGAACTCGTCAGGGGAACAATCCTCTCTGAAAAGGACCTCGGCGTTGAAGATTTCTGAGGTGAACGTTGTCAAGGCTCAAATCTCAACACATCTACACATCAGTGTGAGCCGACGGACTCAGCTGGCTTCTGAAAGCCTGTTCTCAACCCAGCAAGCACCAAAGACATGGCAAGGCTGTCCCACAGCAGGTACCACTCGACTCACAAGCTGCTGATGGCTTAAGGGTCTCCCATCTCAGGAAAGGATACTGTATTCATGGAGTATGAGCTGCACCAGCTTCTCAGAGCACTGAGTCAACGTGACGGTTGAGTTGAAGGAGATACCTCCACCCTTCTTCggctgcaaggaggcaacaGAGCAACTCAAACAACAGTCTGCAAAATCCACAATCCCCTTTCAGTCTGTCCAATGTGGGGCAGCATACAGTGACCTTGGCTTTAATCAGGCAGTCAGACACAAGCCCAGGAAACCTCACCTTGAAGTAGatatttggtttgcttttgttcaGCCGGATTCCTACAGATTCCAGTTCTTTCTCCAGCAGGGCCCTGCAGGGACACTGCATGTTAGGACCATGAGACTGAGCACAGGCAGGTGACAGacctttcctttttattatcaTATTCATACAGCTTTGCCATAAGCTTTTACTGCAACCTAAACACCACAGCTAACTCAGGGCAGAGTCTGTGGTAGAAATCTGGGTGGACATCCCCATCTGTAGACCTCTGTGAATGCTGCTCCCAGTCAGCTATTATGATTCTAAGGGAGCACGGCCTCCACCTCACACTCGACAGCTTAAATACTGATTCCCCAACAGGACACGCAGGCAGCTGGCACATTTTCTGTGCCCACCACCTCACAGCTGCACATGCCCCAAGGACACACTCACCTCTGTACTTCACCCTTTGTGGCATCCAGCATCATAATGACAACATCTGCTGTCCTGGCCACAGCGATAACCTGCCGGCCTCTGCCCTTCCCTGAGAAGAGAGGACATGGTTGTACATCAGGAAGGTGAAACAGCTATGAGCTCTGTGACAGGCAGGGACTCCTGCCCTGCACAGCAGCttggaagcaaagaaaaagatctCTCAGTGCCATTCTGGGCGCAGTCAGCTGCTGGGATTGTATCTGGTCCATTCACACAGTCTCATGTCCAGCACAAGCCCTAACAAATactctttgctgctgctcccgcACCACAGGTAACATGAACTAGTGTGTGTAAAGCTTTCTGAGTACAGCTGCACGGGTGGAAATGACACCTCTGTCAGCACAACACACGTGTACAACTGTAGCAATGCCAGGCAGCAGAGACAGGTCACCCAGAACAGCGATGTGAACCCGGGCCGCTCTGCAGAGCAGTTACCTACACTTTCTGGTCAAAAAGGAGATAGAATTTATTAACCAGGCTGTGCTACTCCAAGAAGAGGCCATTAGGAGACTTGCCAAAGTTTCCTAAGGCAACTTCTGACATGATTTTTCTAAGCTTCATAAGGCATCTTCAGGCATGAGCAGCCAATCAGGACATATGACGAAGCAGAGGGACAAAGTCAACAGCTCTTCCCAGAATAAGGAGTCACTGGAGGACTGGCAGGAACTCAGGAAATTGGCCAAAAGAGGTTACTGTTTAGCTGTAATTCCCCCCTCTGCCTCTCCAGCATCTTTCTTTAGATTTCCTCTGTACCAGAAAACAGATGAGCAAGATAACACTCACACAAGAAGGTGAGAAGTGACTGGCTTGCTTTGGCTCCCACCTCCAGAAAAGCATCTTTCTGCTACATATAGAAACCTTACGTGGGCTCAGGGATGAGAATCGTGCCTCACATAAGATCAAGGACTCTAAAATTTGGAAAGCCAACGTGGGCATTATTGGCCCAGGAAACTTGCTAACGTTTGAGACACCCAGGTCCACTATTGAGGGCAAGTCCCTAATTTATAAGAAATCGGAGATGAGCCAACCTTGTGCTGCTCCTTCGATGATTCCAGGCAGATCCAGCAGCTGAATGTTGGCTCCTTTgtactgaaaatgaaacagaaggatGGAAAGTTGAAAGCCTGGTGCAGGGATCTCAAGCTGCCTTGAAAGCCCCAAGCAGGTGCTGGAGTCGAAAGCCAGCAGAGAATGTAACGGAATTAACCTGACAGAGCAGAAGTTTGCACAAAGCCAATGGCTGTTTTGTTGAGGGAACCTCCAGAGTGTTTCCTATGAAGCTGCACTTATAGAACCATAAAATCGTTTTGGttgaaaagaccctcaagatcatcgagtccaaccgttaccacacccctggcactgccccatgtccctgagaacctcatcttgGCATCTgctcaacccctccagggatggtgactccagcactgccctgggcagcctgttccaatgccccacagccctttggggaagaaattgttccccacatccaacctcaacctcccctggcgcaacttgaggccgtttcctctgctcctggcgcttgttcctggggagcagagcccgacccccctggctccaagctcctttcaggcagttcagagatcagaaggtctcccctcagctcctgttctccagctgaaccccccaggcccctcagccgctccatcacacttgtactccagcccctcaccagctccgttgcCCTTCAACGCCACACCCTGCAGCTCACTAGGTCCTGACCTCCTCAAGCACCACACAATTGCAGTTTGACAAAGCAGAGTACAAGCACAGCGTTATCCTGAATTGattgaaagggaaaacaattttttagTCTAATGAGAAAGCACTGCAACAAGCAAGTGCCACCACCTCTTACCGAGATGGATCAGAACtatccagctgtgctgcaggtctTACAGCTCCAGGAAATAACGGGAGACTTTCATCCATCGGATCTGCAGGGGCGTGAGCTTTCAAGCTCTCATTGCAGTGATGTCCTTGGTAACGGCTTCAGTGAAGGGCAGCTCAAGGCTGCATTTGGATGCCTTACAATATCGGTGTTCATTTTAACACTATTACAGTTATTTTCATCATTTAACTCTGCTTTCAGTTCTAACCCGAATTTCCTCATTACTCTTCCACACTTTTCAGTTTGATGCCCTTTAT
Encoded here:
- the DRG2 gene encoding developmentally-regulated GTP-binding protein 2 isoform X1, with product MGILEKISEIEKEIARTQKNKATEYHLGLLKAKLAKYRAQLLEPSKSSAAKGEGFDVMKSGDARVALIGFPSVGKSTFLSLMTSTASEAASYEFTTLTCIPGVIEYKGANIQLLDLPGIIEGAAQGKGRGRQVIAVARTADVVIMMLDATKGEVQRALLEKELESVGIRLNKSKPNIYFKPKKGGGISFNSTVTLTQCSEKLVQLILHEYKIFNAEVLFREDCSPDEFIDVIVGNRVYMPCLYVYNKIDQISMEEVDRLARRPHSVVISSSKHGDVPGVLQLWHEAEPGLLAGEALGIPGAYLHLHQEARTETRLYRCHHSTERGLCGARVPSDSQIISQPVQICLGVGDKHKIQPSKGGLNPYDGA
- the DRG2 gene encoding developmentally-regulated GTP-binding protein 2 isoform X2, translating into MGILEKISEIEKEIARTQKNKATEYHLGLLKAKLAKYRAQLLEPSKSSAAKGEGFDVMKSGDARVALIGFPSVGKSTFLSLMTSTASEAASYEFTTLTCIPGVIEYKGANIQLLDLPGIIEGAAQGKGRGRQVIAVARTADVVIMMLDATKGEVQRALLEKELESVGIRLNKSKPNIYFKPKKGGGISFNSTVTLTQCSEKLVQLILHEYKIFNAEVLFREDCSPDEFIDVIVGNRVYMPCLYVYNKIDQISMEEVDRLARRPHSVVISCGMKLNLDYLLEKLWEYLALTCIYTKKRGQRPDFTDAIILRKGASVEHVCHRIHRSLASQFKYALVWGTSTKYSPQRVGLTHMMEHEDVIQIVKK